The following coding sequences are from one Macaca mulatta isolate MMU2019108-1 chromosome 7, T2T-MMU8v2.0, whole genome shotgun sequence window:
- the LOC100427840 gene encoding golgin subfamily A member 6C: protein MWPQPCLPPHPAMLEETRERKLAAAKKKLKEYQQRSSPGVPAGVKTKKKTTGRSPETTTSGGCHSPGDSRYQELELALDSSSATINQLNENIESLKQQKKQVEHQLEEEKKANNDIHKAQTEQLETINILTLEKADLKTTLYHTKRAARHFEEESKDLAGRLQSSLQRIQELERALSAVCTQQREEDRSSSRSEAVLQRQFRQTLKERALLNAHVTQVTESLKQVQLQRDEYAQHIKGERARWQERMRKMSVEARTLKEEKMRDTYRIQELERTLSELKHQIAEPSCSAPPAGPSEVEQLQDEAKHLRKEVESLVEKLQFQVENNQALSLLSKEQKERLQELEERRLWEQNERLREQEEWTLQEQESLREQKERLRDQGERLRKQEERLRKQEERLQKQEERLQKQEERLRKQEERLRKQEERLTLSQNHKLDKQLAEPQCGFEDLNKEDKSALQLEQRVKELQEKLSEEHLEAASQWNQQLEAHLSLMALPGEGDEGGHRDSEEEEAPRPMPHIPEDLECQEAMSSFMDLPKEKADRKEQVERLELGFIQLSGATEGMRDYISEYESQGAVPNTRHQEKEDVMGLAQNEEMKVKLLELQKLVLPLVCNHEGHDKFPPAAQNRGDEPAPGAPAPQELGAAEEQGDLCEVSLAHSVEPAAGEAREGSPRGNPTAEKIVQLLPVMQDTQEHPGLASKPCVPFFYRAAENREINIVII, encoded by the exons ATGTGGCCCcaaccctgcctccctccccaccccgcgATGTTAGAAGAAACTCGAGAGCGCAAATTGGCAGCAgccaagaaaaag CTAAAAGAATATCAGCAGAGGAGCAGCCCTGGTGTTCCGGCAGGAGTGAAGacgaaaaagaaaactactggcCGTAGCCCTGAGACCACCACTTCTGGTGGTTGCCACTCACCTGGGGAT AGCCGGTACCAAGAACTGGAATTAGCCCTGGACTCAAGCTCCGCAACAATCAATCAACTCAATGAAAACATAGAATCATTG AAACAACAGAAGAAACAAGTGGAACATCAGCTGGAAGAA gaaaagaaagcaaacaatgaCATACACAAAGCACAGACGGAGCAGCTAGAG ACAATCAACATCCTCACATTGGAAAAGGCAGACTTGAAGACCACCCTTTACCATACTAAACGTGCCGCCAGACACTTCGAAG AAGAGTCCAAGGATCTGGCCGGCCGCCTGCAATCCTCCTTACAGCGTATTCAAGAATTGGAGCGGGCTCTCTCTGCTGTGTGTACACAGCAGCGGGAAGAGGACAGG TCCTCGAGCCGCAGTGAAGCCGTCCTCCAGCGGCAGTTCCGGCAGACCTTAAAGGAGCGGGCGCTGCTGAACGCACACGTGACACAG GTGACAGAGTCATTGAAACAAGTCCAGCTGCAGAGAGACGAATATGCCCAACATATAAAAGGAGAGAGGGCCCGGTGGCAGGAGAGGATGCGGAAAATGTCGGTGGAG GCTCGCACATTGAAGGAGGAGAAGATGCGTGACACATATCGGATACAGGAGCTGGAGAGGACCTTGTCCGAACTCAAACACCAGATAG CTGAGCCCTCATGCTCGGCGCCCCCAGCAGGGCCTTCTGAGGTGGAGCAGCTACAAGATGAGGCCAAACACCTGAGGAAGGAGGTGGAGAGTTTGGTGGAAAAACTGCAATTCCAGGTGGAAAACAACCAGGCCTTGAGTCTCCTGAGCAAGGAGCAAAAGGAGAGGCTTCAGGAGCTGGAGGAGAGGAGGCTGTGGGAGCAAAATGAGAGGCTTCGGGAGCAGGAGGAGTGGACGCTGCAGGAGCAGGAGAGTCTGCGTGAGCAAAAGGAGAGGCTTAGGGATCAGGGTGAGAGGCTGCGAAAGCAGGAAGAGAGACTGCGAAAGCAGGAGGAGAGGCTACAAAAGCAGGAGGAGAGGCTtcaaaagcaggaagagaggCTGCGAAAGCAGGAGGAGAGGCTACGAAAGCAGGAGGAGAGGCTCACGCTTTCCCAGAACCACAAGCTCGACAAGCAGCTGGCCGAGCCACAGTGCGGCTTCGAGGATCTG AACAAGGAGGACAAGAGCGCTCTGCAGTTGGAGCAGCGAGTAAAGGAGCTGCAGGAGAAGCTGAGTGAG GAGCACCTAGAAGCTGCCAGCCAGTGGAACCAACAGCTAGAGGCCCACTTGAGCCTCATGGCTCTCCCTGGAGAAG GAGATGAAGGAGGACATCGAGACAGCGAGGAGGAGGAGGCACCTCGGCCCATGCCACACATCCCAGAGGACCTGGAGTGCCAGGAGGCCATG AGCAGCTTTATGGACCTCCCGAAGGAGAAGGCGGACAGGAAGGAGCAGGTGGAAAGACTAGAGCTTGGATTCATCCAGCTCTCTGGAGCGACAGAGGGCATGA GAGACTACATCAGCGAATATGAGAGCCAGGGGGCAGTGCCAAACACTCGGCACCAGGAGAAGGAGGACGTCATGGGTCTGGCTCAGAACGAGGAGATGAAG GTGAAGCTGCTGGAGCTGCAGAAGCTGGTGTTGCCGCTTGTGTGCAACCACGAGGGGCATGACAAATTCCCCCCCGCTGCCCAGAACCGTGGTGATGAGCCCGCTCCAGGGGCCCCAGCCCCCCAGGAGCTTGGGGCTGCGGAGGAGCAGGGTG ATCTTTGTGAGGTGAGCCTGGCCCACAGCGTGGAGCCTGCAGCgggagaggccagggagggtTCTCCCCGTGGCAACCCCACCGCAGAGAAGATCGTGCAGCTGCTTCCTGTAATGCAGGACACCCAGGAGCACCCAGGCTTGGCCAGCAAACCCTGCGTCCCTTTCTTTTACCGGGCAGCGGAGAACAGGGAGATCAACATCGTCATCATCTGA